One region of Populus trichocarpa isolate Nisqually-1 chromosome 4, P.trichocarpa_v4.1, whole genome shotgun sequence genomic DNA includes:
- the LOC18098247 gene encoding protein SOSEKI 3 isoform X2 translates to METTRMKKYNRQLSPERAKVWTERSPKYQQQNRKVAVVYYLCRNRQLEHPHFIEVPLASPDGLYLRDVIERLDVLRGRGMASLYSWSSKRSYKNGFVWHDLCEDDLILPAHGNEYVLKGSELFEESNSDHFAPVGTIKMQNLKLLPQPASSRSQDDSSSASSLNGKEAKHSQEDEISPRLQHPGSSGVSPESTVGKNSTWNGSLSLTEYKVYKSDGFANASTQTEENGSRPKSRETCTRGVSTDDASLEQECKEDCQNRLPCVKENSEICENSVSPPPSSSSPSSSGGKTETLESLIRADVNKINSFRIIEEEDIRMPNNARLKASNMLMQLISCGSISVKDHSFGLVPTYRPRFSHSKFPSPLYSTSVMLGELDCLSENPRVTGLRLEEKEYFSGSLIEMKMLEGGNGLACLKRSSSYNADRMCKQPDSVEDNGESTSGHSKCISQSIKASLSKQPHGISLRSPVSDKPRNSSDGVDGSQVIHYSLSNGGSQRITEPVPGKKQSKKLDSFREEERVIKIEES, encoded by the exons atgGAGACGACGAGAATGAAAAAGTACAACAGGCAACTGAGTCCAGAGAGAGCAAAAGTGTGGACAGAGAGGTCACCAAAGTATCAACAACAGAACCGTAAAGTTGCTGTTGTTTATTACCTCTGTAGAAATCGCCAGCTGGAGCACCCTCATTTCATTGAAGTCCCTCTTGCTTCACCTGATGGTCTCTACCTTAGAG ATGTGATTGAGAGGCTTGATGTTTTGAGAGGGAGAGGGATGGCTTCCTTGTATTCTTGGTCTTCAAAGAG AAGCTATAAGAATGGATTTGTATGGCATGATCTCTGTGAGGATGATTTAATTCTTCCTGCTCATGGAAATGAATATGTTCTCAAAGGTTCTGAACTCTTTGAAGAATCTAATTCAG ATCATTTCGCTCCTGTTGGAACCATAAAAATGCAAAATCTGAAACTATTGCCACAACCAGCTTCTTCTAGAAGTCAAGATGACTCCTCGTCAGCTTCAAGTTTGAATGGAAAGGAAGCAAAGCATTCTCAGGAAGATGAAATCTCCCCTAGACTGCAACATCCTGGCTCCTCTGGCGTGTCTCCAGAGTCTACTGTTGGAAAGAATTCTACGTGGAATGGCTCTCTTAGCTTGACAGAATACAAGGTTTACAAGAGTGATGGATTCGCAAATGCTTCGACTCAGACCGAGGAAAATGGAAGCAGACCTAAATCCCGAGAAACTTGTACAAGGGGCGTCTCGACTGATGATGCTTCTCTGGAACAGGAATGCAAAGAGGATTGTCAAAATCGGCTTCCATGCGTGAAGGAAAATTCTGAGATATGTGAGAATTCAGTTTCCCCTCCCCCGTCTTCCTCTAGCCCATCATCATCGGGCGGGAAGACTGAAACTTTGGAGTCTCTTATTAGAGCTGATGTTAATAAAATCAACAGTTTTAGAATTATTGAAGAGGAAGACATTCGAATGCCAAACAATGCAAGACTCAAGGCCAGTAATATGTTGATGCAATTGATCTCCTGTGGGTCAATTTCAGTGAAAGATCACAGTTTTGGACTGGTTCCAACCTACAGGCCGAGATTTTCTCATTCAAAATTTCCCTCACCGTTGTACTCTACTTCAGTAATGTTAGGAGAGCTTGATTGCTTGTCAGAGAATCCAAGGGTGACGGGTCTCAGATTGGAAGAAAAGGAGTATTTCAGTGGGAGCCTGATCGAGATGAAAATGCTAGAGGGAGGAAACGGGCTTGCTTGTCTGAAGCGTTCTTCTTCGTACAATGCAGACAG gATGTGTAAACAACCAGATTCAGTTGAAGACAATGGCGAGTCAACCTCTGGACACTCAAAATGCATCTCACAATCAATAAAAGCCTCCCTAAGCAAGCAGCCGCACGGCATATCTTTGCGATCACCTGTTTCTGATAAACCTAGAAACTCCTCTGACGGGGTTGATGGCTCTCAAGTAATACATTATAGCTTATCAAATGGTGGCAGTCAAAGAATCACAGAGCCAGTTCCAGGTAAGAAACAATCAAAGAAGCTCGATTCTTTCAGAGAGGAGGAGAGGGTGATCAAGATCGAAGAAAGTTAA
- the LOC18098247 gene encoding protein SOSEKI 3 isoform X1, whose amino-acid sequence METTRMKKYNRQLSPERAKVWTERSPKYQQQNRKVAVVYYLCRNRQLEHPHFIEVPLASPDGLYLRDVIERLDVLRGRGMASLYSWSSKRSYKNGFVWHDLCEDDLILPAHGNEYVLKGSELFEESNSDHFAPVGTIKMQNLKLLPQPASSRSQDDSSSASSLNGKEAKHSQEDEISPRLQHPGSSGVSPESTVGKNSTWNGSLSLTEYKVYKSDGFANASTQTEENGSRPKSRETCTRGVSTDDASLEQECKEDCQNRLPCVKENSEICENSVSPPPSSSSPSSSGGKTETLESLIRADVNKINSFRIIEEEDIRMPNNARLKASNMLMQLISCGSISVKDHSFGLVPTYRPRFSHSKFPSPLYSTSVMLGELDCLSENPRVTGLRLEEKEYFSGSLIEMKMLEGGNGLACLKRSSSYNADRMCKQPDSVEDNGESTSGHSKCISQSIKASLSKQPHGISLRSPVSDKPRNSSDGVDGSQVIHYSLSNGGSQRITEPVPGKKQSKKLDSFREEERVIKIEESLLQELGL is encoded by the exons atgGAGACGACGAGAATGAAAAAGTACAACAGGCAACTGAGTCCAGAGAGAGCAAAAGTGTGGACAGAGAGGTCACCAAAGTATCAACAACAGAACCGTAAAGTTGCTGTTGTTTATTACCTCTGTAGAAATCGCCAGCTGGAGCACCCTCATTTCATTGAAGTCCCTCTTGCTTCACCTGATGGTCTCTACCTTAGAG ATGTGATTGAGAGGCTTGATGTTTTGAGAGGGAGAGGGATGGCTTCCTTGTATTCTTGGTCTTCAAAGAG AAGCTATAAGAATGGATTTGTATGGCATGATCTCTGTGAGGATGATTTAATTCTTCCTGCTCATGGAAATGAATATGTTCTCAAAGGTTCTGAACTCTTTGAAGAATCTAATTCAG ATCATTTCGCTCCTGTTGGAACCATAAAAATGCAAAATCTGAAACTATTGCCACAACCAGCTTCTTCTAGAAGTCAAGATGACTCCTCGTCAGCTTCAAGTTTGAATGGAAAGGAAGCAAAGCATTCTCAGGAAGATGAAATCTCCCCTAGACTGCAACATCCTGGCTCCTCTGGCGTGTCTCCAGAGTCTACTGTTGGAAAGAATTCTACGTGGAATGGCTCTCTTAGCTTGACAGAATACAAGGTTTACAAGAGTGATGGATTCGCAAATGCTTCGACTCAGACCGAGGAAAATGGAAGCAGACCTAAATCCCGAGAAACTTGTACAAGGGGCGTCTCGACTGATGATGCTTCTCTGGAACAGGAATGCAAAGAGGATTGTCAAAATCGGCTTCCATGCGTGAAGGAAAATTCTGAGATATGTGAGAATTCAGTTTCCCCTCCCCCGTCTTCCTCTAGCCCATCATCATCGGGCGGGAAGACTGAAACTTTGGAGTCTCTTATTAGAGCTGATGTTAATAAAATCAACAGTTTTAGAATTATTGAAGAGGAAGACATTCGAATGCCAAACAATGCAAGACTCAAGGCCAGTAATATGTTGATGCAATTGATCTCCTGTGGGTCAATTTCAGTGAAAGATCACAGTTTTGGACTGGTTCCAACCTACAGGCCGAGATTTTCTCATTCAAAATTTCCCTCACCGTTGTACTCTACTTCAGTAATGTTAGGAGAGCTTGATTGCTTGTCAGAGAATCCAAGGGTGACGGGTCTCAGATTGGAAGAAAAGGAGTATTTCAGTGGGAGCCTGATCGAGATGAAAATGCTAGAGGGAGGAAACGGGCTTGCTTGTCTGAAGCGTTCTTCTTCGTACAATGCAGACAG gATGTGTAAACAACCAGATTCAGTTGAAGACAATGGCGAGTCAACCTCTGGACACTCAAAATGCATCTCACAATCAATAAAAGCCTCCCTAAGCAAGCAGCCGCACGGCATATCTTTGCGATCACCTGTTTCTGATAAACCTAGAAACTCCTCTGACGGGGTTGATGGCTCTCAAGTAATACATTATAGCTTATCAAATGGTGGCAGTCAAAGAATCACAGAGCCAGTTCCAGGTAAGAAACAATCAAAGAAGCTCGATTCTTTCAGAGAGGAGGAGAGGGTGATCAAGATCGAAGAAA GCTTGCTTCAGGAGCTCGGGTTATAA